The Lycorma delicatula isolate Av1 chromosome 2, ASM4794821v1, whole genome shotgun sequence DNA window TAACCAGTTACTGTAGTAACATAGTGAAGGTGTTATTTGTAATGAATGCTAAATGTCAACAATATTTTGGTGATCTTGAATGCTGATGTGCAACAAGAAATTCAGTTTGTTTAAGAAGGCAGTGGCAAACCTGTTCACTTCGTACTTTCCTTAATTGACTAAATGGGAACTCATTATTCTTGAGACTGACCTTTTGCAATCATAACAGTTATTGCACCTAGCAAACAAAACAATGTATGTTCTGATTTACAGCacccttatttatatttttagacctCTCTACGGTccttgaaaattttctttcaactattatcacaattattttcaaaatatttctatttaataaaaataataacacattccttgactttttgtttttacaatatggaaaaatttattctatgaaaCATACATATACTGTACACCATAAATTATGCACTACatgtgtaatcctaaaaaaaaaaatatgaggtaACTCAAAGAATTCCAAGTGAAGATGCACACATATGAAATAATAAGGAAGGAAATTGGTTGATGTAAATCTGCTATACACCCGTGAGATAATAGTTATCTTAAAACTATTAATAGTTATCTTAAGATTATTGACAtgatcagataaaaataaatagctaaaaaacTTGCCCCCCTCAAGTGGAATCTATGTCAAACTGGATCTCAAGACCTGATGGATGACCTAAGTATAGTGTTTTTCAGTCTCCTTAAATTTAGACCTGATCAGAatacattgataaattaatttaaattagttgttcaaattaattaatttgagtgTGTTTTTTTATGACTTTCGTAGCATTTGTAGTTGACACATTTCAgcgtacctccattctcaaaactaaaaataagagTGGtgaaagtagttttgagaatggaggtactttGAAACACAGCAGCTACAAATGTCAGATTGACAATACTatgaagggcagaaaataacactcagattaattttgataatcctagttaattataaaatattgtgtcAGTTTTAGTTGTtctgtattaaaaactttaaaaagttttctaattggttttaatttattgatctggtatttttatacataattttttatggcCTCTTGAAATAGTGAGGCTGCAGTCTAATGTTTAACTTTATAAATCACATTCTGATTGTAATCCAGATCAAGTAAGTACTTATGATATGTgaacatatattcttttttatttttaattgtgttttaatatattttgtgttattccATTACAATGTTACATTTCATAACTGGTTTGCATAACTAattattcttatgttttttgtGTATGAATTGTagatattattgataatatatatattttttttcattcagtggTTTCAGACACGAATGGTATTTGTTGGACCATTTGGTCTAAATATAAATGGAACAGTTTTAGATGCATTCATGATTGATGCAGTTTGTCTCTTGGTTCTTAcaccactttttttaatttcggtgTATTTATCTTATATTGGCTCTATCGCGTACATGCAAAAAGGTCTATGGGAGGGGCCTGGTCTTGCGATGCTGAGCTTTCTTATTCTAATCACTTACCTTTCATGGAGTTATTCTATTATtaggtaagtattttttttagtaataagtaaacaataagttatttaataaatattataataattatttatttattaagaaaaagtttatctctatgaagaattatttcttacaaattaCTTAAGTTTTATACCATGCTTGTTCTTTTCTGCAGTATTTATGTGAGTTTGCAATTTCTTTGAAGAAAACCTAGGAGTTACAGAAAACTTGGCATAAAAATCTCTTATCTGTTTTCCTGATAGGAGGTTCACTGTCACATATgctcattttattgttacttagCATAATTTTTCACAGTAGATGCTATTCTCTATaggctttaaaataatttatttctgatataAGTAAGTTAAGTATTTAACTTCAACAAATGTTATGAGATCTTCACCAACATCCTTATCTTTCATCAATAAGTGCTCTATGTATATGACCATGTCatgttccatttttatttatggttctAGTAGCTAAAATGAGGTTTTactgaagaacaaaaataatgatgtacATAAGTGATAACACTGatcagcaaaattaaattttttgttagttaaatgagagtgaatggctgattcttaaagtattttttatgctgatttcatatattttaatacattttttctattgagctcagttttttgtaatttaaatttcttttgaaacaaaaaaatttatggtgaatttaatatgacaatacattacatcAATTTTGTACtcgcctaaaatctatttcttttggattttttgttgtaattttctgtAGGTAGATAcctctttagattccaacagtaatcagctaacaTTTATGAATTCATTTTCCCTTGTACTGTGTTTCtattgtagatatctcctggtgaaagtgatctccatgttcatcactgatagcaCCGAAATTGTTAgggaaaaatccaaatgtgaatgtaagaaatggattttgagtgacatgttacacccaagttctttgtagttttgatggcgttcactcacaagttctctgtagtactgcccttatggtttccaaggaagttgtttaccacattttgaaatgatttccatgcacctccaagtcattcaaatgaatatttgaatgacttggagccagatcactcattagttttcttatttgtgttccaacaaatataccttcctttattttagcctCACTTGTATTAAGTAATTAGTTTTTTAGAAACTTAAATCATTCACCATtatgatccattgctttaacaaaatttttgaataacttagcttaatgtgtagtggcaGAAGATAAacattttctggttttactaatgcctgaccaacaacattcttctctcctataGTCAGTACCTAtctctttggccactgctcttttatgtaacAGTTTTTCTTATCCCTGCTGCTCCActcgcacaaaaagcaacagaaattAGTGTATCCAAGTTTCAGTCAAGTAAAAgcgctattactttcagatctccacaaatatgttataaatatttctcatactgaatcttgcttaatacaagtttcataagactccttcatgtgTACAGCGTATGCTaggggtatttatttccaatgtgaagtagaacagctttcaacTAAGCTTTAATGAGTCAATAAAAAGTCCATTCATCAGGATGGTGaatatgtcccaaagcttccagtaaagagtccacatcattatAGTATACTAAGTTTTCATACTGAGAGAAGAGATATCAAAATTCTGACCGTCTGTCacagaaagcacttattttagtgtttggttgtaaaatatGCCTTCCTTTgagtcttgatgccagtatttctgcttgattctttgttaaatttagatCATGAACTAGATCaattaattctgactgattaattaaatggggttcagtatatcaattttttttttttatatttgatttcttTCTTCATCGTCTGATATATCAGCACAAAATTTGGCATTTTCATattcatctaagttccatgtaTCTGGTGGTattggaattggaagctcttggctatgtggcactggcCGCTTGGCAGAGGGAATATTTGTGAACATATTTACGTTCACAAAATTCTTTGCTTATGGCAATCATGCATGATGctacctgaaaataaaaatggtagttacaaaaaagctaagcctgatagaagaattctgatttcatatttgaaattagcttgaaaaatactataagaatcactctcatttaacaaaatcattgttgatcagtgtaattaTTACTATGATGTTTATCAAAATGTAAGGTTAATGACCACTAAGAATGGTAAGCTTACTTTGTCAGTAAAAGGcttcataaattttgaaataattctaaACAATTACAAAcaggattttcaatttttaaagagtTTAAGTTGGCCACTAAAATGGAGAGAATAGAAAACTTACTtgcaatttaatatataaaagatatggGATCAAAAGTCCAatgtaaaatttccaaaattattaatttttcaacataattatttttctaagattatattatttacaataattgtatattatttaatttatgtgatttttgtaagtgataaattttttgagaatatatgcatttttatttgaGATACAAAAAGACATAGGGAATACGGAAGCTGTGGTAAAGCAACTTAGCCAAAAAATCTAGGGAGTCTTGTTATCAAATTATTGAAGACAGAATATTCAACATAGTTtctaattttcaagtttttgttgATAAAGATGACATACTTAGATATTTGAAAAAACGtcaattacaatttacattttttgagaatttttataaacatattggGGTACTACTTTATGactggaattatttattttgaaactaatgttgtttcgggaaaaaatattttttgtaatttttggataTTGAAATCTTTTCTTGGAACTTTTGTATCCCAACCATATAAAGTAGTAAtccattttataaaagattagtaTTAAAAAGGTTCAGACACagcttatgattttattaaaatatatcaaaaaatcattcaaaggttcaatttcattatattggttatttaaaaagtacattatttcTGTGGCTCccatttaaaagagaaaattttcttCTCCTAAACTGTATATTTTGACAGCATTAATAGTATATGTATTGTTCATAATTTCAATAACAGCAGAGTGGAAAAAGGGTTGTAAGGAATTTACAAccctttaaaaatgtaacattaaaatgcCTTTGAATCTCAGTTGTCCAGTAGAAAATAAACATCAGTGATCTGAGAGAACTGATGTGTTAAACCTCTCTTAAGTTATTTATGTTCCATCCATATGCTATTGCTTGTctgttaatatttacaaaaagtatttCCTAGAATATTCCAGTTAAAATGGATAAATCAGATTTTCAAGTGTTAAAAAGTTTACCTGACCTAACTCAGACTCAGATTTACACttatagtgtattttttataactcatTGATTGTCCAAGTTATTAACTAAACTGAACTTATCTAATCAAATTATGCTTAATAATTCCTACCACTATTACCATCCAGCCAAGCTGCTGTTGAATTatgataattacataaattatacagGGTCAGCAaaataaaaccgaacccataatgaaccCATCAACACTATGTATGAGACTCACACAACTAGTgtgactagtggatgtatatgttactacttaTTGTTGCTGCCATTTGTCAGATGGTTATGTGTCAGTGCAGTACACATTTAGTTGCAGTATTGTGAGtgtagttgtgtttgtgtaaaatgcatTATTCAGTCTAAGAAAGGATAGCTACAGTTGAGACTTAGATTTGTTCttgatcgtttgaagaatcacatcaagtattcgtagaaaaatttctgaatgcctgtatcccagcgaagagtagcatacatgaTTTAGTTGAAAAGTGGCTTACAACAGGTGttttggtttcaaatgcaaaacaaaattggTAATGTCTGTTAGGACTCCACAGACCATTGCTGCTATTGTAAGGgaaattactgccagtccaaaaaaatcactatgcaagttatcccaacaatctggtgttaaatacacatcttgtcataaaattcttcatgaattgaAGCCATACCacattacaactgtgcaacagctgaaggagacagacaaaccgaagtGACTTGATTATTGAAACTGGCTTCatgaaaacattgttggtggacagatagagttgtctacttgtgattttttcctttgtggCTAGTTAAGgaagagagtttatgcatctattCCCCACAAtgttgatgaactgaaggtgaacattcaacgagaaatcaacgcaattgacaacaaagttttgcatcagtgactctcaatatgatcagtcaagCACAAAAGTGCATTGATGTCCAGAGTGgtaatttttaacatcattataacaataatgtaaataaatgcaatatttaaattacattttgtttttcttatttaatttatctgtatcattcttaaaatttcattccaacataacctactgaTTCTACAGTAGTTATGTAATGGATTTGGTTTTTGTCTTGCTCACTgtgtattagtaaaataatagttgtaattggattttttttttatatacttatctcagttttttattttgctagtactattatactcatacatattgtTACATTAGTACTATATATTGGATgcataataaacttaaaattttttctattgttttcttttatttttatttacattttgcaGCAATATCACGTAAGCATTGAAACTGTTAGTTGAAATTggtgataaaaaatatgaaattttttctgaaagcAGATTTTTTCCTTGTTGgatgaactaaaaataataatgtatttaattgttcatattcggcatatttcataattatataattggtTGATTTCTGTTATTATCCTAACCGAATTTTGTCTGcttgaaataaaatacagtcaCTTATTCATGTTTGCTATCTCAAAGAAGTATGTTCAAGATAAAAATACGTAACagattaacataatattaaacaagaattttgtaaaagtatttttatagaagtttttgttttgtatccattgtttaataataaactattaatttgtttcaaattgattaactaaatctaaatttaaagtaGTCATTTTCCGATAAACCCAAATTTTAGTTGAGGAGAATCTACTTTCTAGTGAGAAAGTTgagataaataaagtaatgtggGAAAGTGACTACTGCTGGAAATTGCACAGAAGACTAGCTGAAGTAGAAGCCAGCTAGTCACCAATTATCAGCTTgatagtcttcttttttttactcgttTGTATAACTGGAAATGCATCCATTTGGGTAGTATAtgctacaaattttttaatttatttttttaattattatcaatttttttttttagattttatacaaGGAATATTAGAAGATGGAAAAATAGCAATCAATTAGTTCGTCTTATAAAGCCGAAGaaagtgaaacagaaaaaaattatttcagaaactgtaacatctttgaaataattttaatgcagttattacaaatttttaaaatctcaatTCTATGAACATGTATATTAACAGtgtgttttatttcattgttaaaataaagtaGTTCCAATACTTTAATGTTCATCACCCATTTTGTGATTATGTTACCATTATTTCTTTAGTTGTGCTGTTATTCacagtgatttatttattaatctgtttttcattatttcaacacattatgatatataataattattctgagGTGTTGTGCTTTGtatgttaattaataacttaaaaatattaattatggcTTACTTTTAAAGgccttcttttaattatttcatgtacatcattttattaagttttaatctaTCGTTGATTGTAGTTAGAAGCAAATAAGGAATTTTAGGTAATTCTGTTTACAAATACTTTAAatgatcaattatttattaaacttggattcagaaatattttaatcaaaatatttattatagtattttgtttAGTACATTTGAgcttaaaaatttactgtttagtgatttataaataagaatttttgtgGTAGGatctttattcaaaaatatttcttcacaGCCATTACATTGAtcctttttctgttaaaaatactcaagactgaaaaataaaaaaagggtttagGTTAAGGGTATTAAGTTTAAAACTGATGATATTGTATAAATTTGTGAACTAATTAGTTTtactatcaaatttaattttatatactgaaagtgtccaatttctatttttatgatgATGAGTAGGAcgtaaaacagatttataaagcTAATTACCGGCATTTAGAttctaaataaacatatatacttCTTTTAATAGTTTCTTTGTTATTTCCTGAAACAATTTTCTGTTTGTACAGTTTTGGGTATGAGTATAGAAcaagttgttattattaatgtaattacataattacatttaaaaaatatttcttaaatcaaaaaattaaaccaaagatttatttttagtcCTTAACCCAAAACATCttttcggttttattttattaaaaagtattttattacaaattctataaaataattaataataaatgatagttaattctaaataatatttttaatttccttcccATTGCAAATACATATCTAAATCTAGGCAAGGTGgtaattttcaatacaaaatagccattaatatagaattaaatgaTTAGGTCATGATTAGTTCAACTCCAGATACGTAAAAATTGGTTTACTGTCTATAAGCATTTAGAGTTATGCATTATAGCATGAAGTTAAAAAGTTATCAACTCTATGGTGTAAGTAAGTTTTCTGTGGTTTATAAACCAGTTTTATGAATTAAGGGCTGAAGAGATTAAGTTAATTGAACCTGCTAGAAACAAGGTAGAAATCGAAATGTACATTTGTAGTGTAATGAAtagaaaaatcaacaattttattacactttCCATAGAAGTTCAGTAAATTTTAGTGACATCATATGTAAAGCACggtagattttatattaaataagttagttaaacttctttaaaaaacaaaattgagaattatttttatataaatttactctaAAAATTCTCTTGAGaattatttgtagatttttagaattgattgtaaattatgaaagagaaatttaaatactTGCAGTAAGTTAAATTTCTATAAGTGATTGAGAATTTTGTAGAGTTCTGTTTGGTTGatcatttaaacaataaaaatgtgatttgatcaagaaaattatattatcgaTTTCTGTAGAAAgctagacaattttttttataaaaaaaaaattgtttgaaatgtagctgtctggttaaaaaaaattattattatttatgaagaaattaatcCAATATATCACATTGTATGTCattgttgtagttttttttatagtaagtctcttatattttataagaaagcacTGATGCTAATTTTGTTGACTGGAGATGTCTACTTCAATTTTTGCTGTTTTAgggtaaaatatattaacagattACAATTATTAAGGTTTTTTGAGCATACTGCATTCAGTAAGGTTTCAGTTACTCAACCCATCGTTCGGGATAATGGTTAGCTAACATCATCTTGTTCTTTGATGTCCGTGGAGCTTAAACTTCAATTAATGGTatagttacttttaattagaTTTGAATGCTTTAGTTACCAATGCATTGTGATTATTAGGTTTAgactggaaaatattaaataccaaaCTGAAATTGGGCTAACAGCATGTTGTAACAGAgattaatctcaaaataaaaataatttatatatatttactgttttattttattaatctgagCTTCTGACATGACTTGCATACAGATTATTAATTGCCTTATGATTGTGTCATGATCATTATCAAAAAACCTTTGCTACAAATACAGGAATTCAGTCATTTTTCCCAGATAGGAAAGTGGTTTTTTTTCTAGATCAAGTTGTTCAGCTGTTTCATTTTTGAGGAAAATCAACTCTCTCCTAGGAGGAAAATctgtttaaagaatttataattattatgaagtatGTGCATTGGGACCAGTTTGTAGAAtgttatcacaaaaattaaaattgtactttcTTCTAAGTGTTAAAACTTTACCCCTAAATGTGCAGCTaactatagttaaaatttatatttatgaattatttgcatttagttgttataaaataataataatgatttgttgtatatattatgtagaAAATTACGGCTGTGAAAATTAAAGAAGGTTGTTACATTCCTATTTTATTAGTGtatgactttttttcttttttataaataaagtttttgtaatttctaactttttagtttaattcattttatgttttattttactttataatatctAGTTAATGCaaaccgtaattttttatttgtttttgtaaactgtttagtattattaccttattttaaactgttcattGTGCCTTCATaatcagtattaaataatttgtatgctCATATGTACGTACTATTACTAGCCTTTAGGCTTTTATTATGTAAGAGTTGTGCTTACATAAGGTAGCACTGGAACTGTACAGTAAGTCTTGAAATGTGAGATAACGTCCAGGTTTCTTTCTTTCATTGATGTATTGattatttgaaaatgataattGCAGGCCAATAATCCATGgacatatcaaaaataatttacctccatgtatattaactaataatcattCAGACATTTTATAGtggtgcattttatttttaagtggtatttttattttgtaatttaattctttaaatgtcATATGAATCTT harbors:
- the LOC142320576 gene encoding E3 ubiquitin-protein ligase MARCHF3-like isoform X1; its protein translation is MEEEGDLQNVVIVKSAAMPTTPTKPHEICYTSTPSTTPVCRICHEVGNNNEEELASPCDCTGTMKYVHISCLEKWLSTSSSDTCEICKFRFSTRRHSRSVMEWFQTRMVFVGPFGLNINGTVLDAFMIDAVCLLVLTPLFLISVYLSYIGSIAYMQKGLWEGPGLAMLSFLILITYLSWSYSIIRFYTRNIRRWKNSNQLVRLIKPKKVKQKKIISETVTSLK
- the LOC142320576 gene encoding E3 ubiquitin-protein ligase MARCHF3-like isoform X2, encoding MEEEGDLQNVVIVKSAAMPTTPTKPHEICYTSTPSTTPVCRICHEGNNNEEELASPCDCTGTMKYVHISCLEKWLSTSSSDTCEICKFRFSTRRHSRSVMEWFQTRMVFVGPFGLNINGTVLDAFMIDAVCLLVLTPLFLISVYLSYIGSIAYMQKGLWEGPGLAMLSFLILITYLSWSYSIIRFYTRNIRRWKNSNQLVRLIKPKKVKQKKIISETVTSLK